GCCATCTTTTTCCCAACTTTATCTGTTGCTGATTTGTTCAAATGACAGTTTCATCTACTAATTTATTGTGAAAGACAGACTCTATTGAGAAACAGACATTTTCGTTCTTGATGTAGTAAAGGCATTTTATTGAATCAACTAGAGCCATATGCAACTCATCTTAGTGGAGATGAACTCGTTATTCTAGTAAGAAAGTCAAAAAATAAAACacaaaggatttttttttttttcaaacattttGTGAATGATGAATGTTTTTGTTTACAAGATGAATGGTAATAAATGGAACTGTGTAGGTATAAGTATCTTATGTCTATGAAACTATCTAACAACCTAATTTATGCACATTTCTTCAATCAAAATCTTGATCACAAGGATGGAGGGGAGAAGATGTGTTTGAATTCATCCCCCCCTCTTAAGCCTATGATGTTGATCAACATAGCTAGAACTTCCTTCATATTCGGTCTTGCCGATGGTGCTTCGTTTGTGCACCTTACCCCAATCTTGAGCAGCTCGCACATCTCGTCGGCCCCCTCGACAAGGCCTGACCCCAAAACTGCAACCGGTATTACTGCTCTACTCAACCCATGTCTTCCATTTCCCATCACCCTTTTAGCCCATTCAACTAGACACTCTTCCCCTCCGTCAAGTGCTCGTCTCGCTGTAGCAAGTTCCATGGCTAAAATTCCAAAACTATACACATCGCCCTTTGTTGTAGCTTTCCATGTTTGTCCATATTCGGGTGCTACATAACCAATAGTTCCAGCCACCATGGTACTCACATGGCTGTCTCCTACATCCATAATTCTAGCCAAGCCGAAGTCTGTCACCCGTCCTCGTCCGTCTTTGTCGAGCAAAACATTACTGGCCTTAACATCACGATGCACAACTGAGGGGAAACACTCATGGTGCAGAAAGACCAATGCTCGCGCCACATCGATTGCAAGATCAATGCGTCGTCGCCAGTTTAGTCTGAGTCTGTCTAGAATAAGATCGTCCAAGCTCCCTCCTTCCATGTATTCATAGACCAAAATCTTCTCCGATCCATCAAGACACCATCCGTAAAGTTGAACAAGGTTTGGGTGCGGCCAGTTGAAGCCATTGCCAGTAAGAATTTGCATTTCAGCTTGGAACTCTCTTTCACCTTCAACTCCTTCTCTTTGAAGCTTCTTCACTGCCACTTGCCTTCCATCAGGTAGCATTCCTCTGTAAACTGTTCCATATCCTCCTTTACCAATCACCCTATCCTCTGAAAAGTTTCCAGTGGCTTTTAGAATATCAGCATGTGTAAAAACCGTCTTGTCGAGACGAATGACCGTAACCGTATTCGAAAACCATGGGGATGAGCCTTGAGAACTTGAACCAAAGTCTTTTATATACTTTATATCTTCCAAGAGAAATCCTCGTGATTCATCTGAGCTTCTCACCATTAAGAAAACTATAAGAGAAAATGTACCAAATACCAAAAAAGCAAGGATCAATGATAAAGAAGCCAACATTCCAACTAGCCTTGAATTCCTTTTCGATGATCCTGCCGTTCTTGGGTTGCCTGGTGACTTAGGTGGGGTTGTGTTGAAGAAAGAAGGAAGGCGCAAAAGAGGATTGCCGAGATACGAGTCCTTGTCGAACGTTGAGAATTGCCCACTTGGAATTACTTCCCCAGTTATGAGAGGATTGTATGAGATGTTGAACTTGTTAAGCTCATTCAAGTTGACAAAACTTCCAGGGAACATGCCAGAGAAATTGTTGTATGATAAATCAAGATTCTGTAAGCACTTGAGGTCTCCAATCTCCGTCGGGATCTCGCCTGAAAAATTGTTGTCCGATACGTTTAGAACAACCAATGGCAGATTTCCCAACTGTGGAGGGAGTTTCCCACTGAAATTGTTGAAACTCAAATGCAACATACTGAAGTTTTTCATTCTTCCAATCTCATTTGGTATCTCACCACTGAACTGATTCCCAGTCAGTTGAACATAGCCAGAGATCTGCAATGTCCTTATTTTGCTGCAAAATGGGAAAAGGCCATACCCTTTCAACAATCTATCCCAAATGCTTCTACAACTCTTCCTTGTAAGGATTGTGTAGACAAAGCTGAAAGGAGGGTAGTCTACTGGAATCCATCTCTTCATTGCCAAGCATTCCCCTGATCCAGCAATAAACTTTTCAGTTTGTCGGTTCATTTCGAATGTCGCCGTGGCATTTTTTCCAATGTTCGCTAGCTCAGACGGGATGCGCCCATGTAGCTTATTGTTGGCAAGGTTCAACCACAACAAGCTAGAACAATTGCCTAGCTCCCTGGGAATTTCACCTGTCAAAGAGTTGTTTGCCAGCATTAGCCACAAGAGTGAAGTCAAGTTCCCAAAGCTTCTTGGGATTGACCCATTTAAGCTGTTGAATGAAAGGTCAAGAGCTTGAAGATTCTTCAAGTTCCCATATTCTGATGGAATGTTTCCATTGAACTGATTATATGCAAGAATCAAGAACTCCAAGCTCTTCATTTCAGAGATTTCCACAGGCAATGGACCTGAAAAGTTGTTGAAACTCAAATCCAAACGAGCAACTCTTGGCAACTTAAGAATCCCAGAAGAATGAATCCCTCCAGTGTAAAAATTCCCATGAAGAACAAGAAATCTCACCTGTGTAAACCTTCCGAAAATCTCTTGAATGTCCCCTCCGAAATTGTTCTTGCTCAAATCAAGAAACACCAAATTGCTCAAATTCAAAAGGGATTCTGGAATTTCCCGAGAAAATTTGTTCTTTCCTAGATACAAATTCTGCAAACCCGAAATTCTTCCTATTTCCGCCGGAATCTTCCCGGAAAATTGGTTCCCCCACAGATTCAAAGAAGATAAATTCCCACAATTGGAAACCTCCGCCGGAGCTCCTCCGAAAAGCGCATTCTCTGACAAGTCCAAAACCTCCAAATTACAAACCCCTGTAAACATCGCCGGCGAAACTTCGCCGGAAAGTTTATTCTCCGACGCCGAAAAAAACCGAGTCCTCGCCAACCCACCCCACAATCCTCCACTGAATTCGTTGGAGCTTAAATCCACGTGTTGCAAATTCCGGCACTCATCAAAACAGTCATCCGTCCGACCAGTGAGATTATTACCAGAAACATTAAAGAACATCAAATTTCGGCAAATGCCTGGAAAATTCAACCTTATTTCTCCCCAAATTCGGTTGACCGACAAATCCAGAGTCTCGATATTGACCAAACCCGACAAATTCAACTTGTCGTCGATGATGTTGTGTGACAAATTCAGTTTCCGTAGATTTCTGCAGTTGTTCAAGTCGCCGGGAATTCCGCCGGAGAGAGTGTTTCTAGAGAGGTCAAGGTCCGTCAACTCCGACAAAGCAGAGAAATTATGAAAAATTTTGCCGGAAATATCTTCGTTTGAAAGGTCAATTCCGATGACTTGGGATTTGTTCTGATTACAGGATATTCCAGACCAAGAACAAGGTGAACTCTCCAAATTCCAAAACGAATATTTCCCTCGTTTAATGGGATTGTGTTCTTCTAAAAATGATTTCAACTGTAACAAAACTTCTCTATCTCTCAACAATTCTTGTCCCTCAACAATTCTACctgaaaaaaacaaataaacatgATTGAATCTGACCAGACCCACCTCGGAAAAAACgcaattattattatatacagcaacaaaaaacaaaatctcaataaaaaaaaaaaaatcaatacttgtttaaatttttagatACCCAGTTCAGAAAACTCAAAAGGGGTGATGGAAAAACGGATTTCGTGGTGAGTTACCTGTGATTAAGATGAAGAAAATGAGAATTGGAAGATGCCATGATTGATTATCAGTGTCTTTCTCCTTCATACTATAATGAAATTTTCTTcctctagaaaaaaaaaagagttggaAAAAATTTTCAGATCGAAGCCATGAAAACAGAACAGAAGAAGAGTGATTAAGAAGAAGGAGGAAATTTTTCTTTAGGGTCAAAAATGaagaaatggaaagaaaagTTTTGAATGGTGGAACGTAAATGAATTGGCTTTGAAACACAACAAGCAGTACAGCCTATAGAAGACCaaagaaaagtttgaaaaagaagataggaaaaaaattggctatgaaaaattaaaaaaaaaaaaaaattgaagaataaaaaacaaaatttgtagaaaaatcttaagtttaaattattttttttaaaaaaaacaaacaaaaaaagagagaagaaaatggAAGAAGTTTGGTTAGTTTAATGTTTTTTGATGGTTGTTGTTGGTGGGAAAGTGAGGTGAGGGTCACAGGCAGGGGACGGTAGGAAGCCGCTTTGCTTGACCTTTTGCTTACGTAGCAAATTTAGTGTTTGACTAAAACTATTTGGAAGTTGGAATTATCTTTCCTTAATACCCAATAATACCAATGCATCAAATTTCTAAATCTTCCctttaattttaatcttttttattaaTTAGTCAATTCTTTTATGGTTTAATTTGTCTAAATATTTCTTTCCCTCTCATATATCTAAACTTATCATGTGTATGCAATTGTTTCTAAATTAGGTCGAGTGTTAATTTCATCCAAAGAggaataataaattaaaacaataaattataaaaaccaCTCTAAACTACGATGGTCCTCAAGTTCACAATAATTGTAAAAATTAAATCCACAAATAATGACAATCGAATCATCAAATTTATATAATCCGTACAACTTAAACGATGTTATAAATTTGAGGGtccaatttttaattttagaagtttaattataattatcacTCTAAATGATCCAATTTGGTTTGGTTTGATATCATGGTTGAGGTTATAGATTAATAAATTGGTTTTGAAAGTGTTAGTTGAAAATAGATTTATGCAAAATTATCTAAAATAGTCTAACTATTAAATGAAATTTGCTATAAGGACATTTAAGGTTACTAATGTAGTAGTTCAAACTCCTCATTAATTAGTTGTCTCAAAtattgatttttaattttttttttcttccatttctttcccttttttgtTAGTGACTTATGAGGGGAAATTTATTTTTACCCTTCCAACTTAGTTTTTTATGCCTTTACTTTTATCACATGAATCTTGAAGTAGAATAACCTATAATTAGagggttttcttttttattttaaatttttcaaaaCTCTCAGTGATTGaatttaattatgatttcattACTTTATTCAAATTTTAAGATATAATCTGAAGAAATTAAAGAGTTTAAATTATCCCTTTGATCTAACAGTACTTAGTCCCCTATACTAccagttttcttttctttccaaaTACTATCAAATTTGTACTATAGATTTTATTACTTTAAgtgattaaatttaaaatttagttagAAAATAGAGAATTAAAATTGAAGATTTTATATAAAGTATATGAATAGATATTTTAGCCTAAGATTAGAGTAAAAGCCATTAAGGGGTTGAAAGTCTACAAAATTGTCCGAATGAAATCCTGTGATGGCAATTGGTCAAAGCAAAGAGTTGTTGGGTCTCTCTCTGGttgatgttttttctttttcttttgttgtgcAAAAGTGATTTGATTATTTTAGGGAAATTATGGGGTTAGGctaaaatcaataaaattggCCCCGTGCTGGAAGTCTCTTTCTTACATCCATACAATTGAATTAATATTGTTTGTTTTTAAGAAACCCAAAGaaacacaaaaacaaaataaataaataaataaataaataaataaataaataaagtcaAAATTAGGATTCCATTTGTCATATTTTGTATGGTGgagtgttttttcttttgtgtcTTGTGGGAGAGATAGTGTTGCCGTGTCGCTATTGTATTGATATAACTATCCATCTCAATATGGGTTCTGCCATGTCATATTCGTCTAATTATTTACTTAAATTATAACTTCttaccttctttttttttttttcctaaacaATTACGAAGATAATAAAGATCAAACGTTTTCATGTTAATTGCAACTTGAATTAAGCTTATTTTGAAACCAATTTAGCTTTTGAGTTTTGAGATTAGTGTAATCGTAACTTTTTGATCTAAAATAttgtataaaatataaataaagttttttttttaactttaattttgtGTCGAATAGgaattttgattttataaaaTGTCTAGTAAATCTcgaaaagttttaaaattttgtatttgatGGATTTCTCgcattggtttttttttttttttttaatgaattgaTCTATtacataatatgaattttatgtttaatacaACTCTAAATGTTCAATTTTAGGCTTGTGTTTGTGTGTGTTTATATATTCATATCAAATTAGTCGATGATATATTACACATAAAATTGAATAAGTAAAAAATCGTAGAGTCGAATTAgactttttttttagtttaaaaaccAAGAAAACAGAAGTCTTCAAGTTCATTGAGAGAATGTGTAATATAACTTAAATATTATGAATCTAGTTTTGTAATTTGTGATTGATTTCAAGTTAATTTGCAAActgataattttaaaaacttgaaTTTAGTTTTAATCGTTTGATTAGATCTCTTAATTTCTTggtaacataaaaaaaatatttacaggGAACGCTATGAGTATGAAACGTAAATGGAAAGTGTTTGCCCATAGAAAAGTTTAAAtgtaaaaatatcaaaaagaaaaaatgataaTATGTTACTCTAATTTTTAAATCGTAAAAGTAGATAACTTCCGATAGTTATTCGATAATTGTTTGATAGCCGtctaatattattaattatttattatatttgtcatattctCAATatgcaaacaaaaaaaaaattactatcagttggtttttctaaattttttttgtcatctaatGCAATTTTTCAAGAAAAAGATAGTATATTGTCATATAAAGATTGTCACGTTAGGATTTAGGACCAAAATGGCtgatttcaaaaataataatacaaatttgatatccatcttattttattttgaatttatttttctttctattgAAAATGACATGATAGTACATGTTTTACAGAAAATTTGTCCAAatagataaaatatttacacttcataaaaaaatcaaatataattaattttatctttcagtagttttattttttaaaaaaatttagatagtttgtcaattttttatttttaaaaatcctCTCTTTTTATATTGCTGGTAggaaaaataaacatatatttgACCTTTTCAGTTCCTATCATGAATAATGAAATAAAAGACCAATTCAAAATTACTATTTTCTTATTTGTTAAAATAGCATTCATTTTCCTACAATATAATAAAATCAACTTAAAATGAAATTACTTGCGTgagttttctttcttctttttttactttcaCTTTTACCTCTTTCACGTGATGAAGATTTTCAAGTTGAATTGGAATTTTCGTCaccttttcttttataaagCTTAAATAGACAATGCAAATGTCGAAATATAAATAGCTATGAACGATTCACATGTAGATAACTCAATATTATTAGATATGTACCGTTTTAAAAGGTTTGAAATTAGAAACTTTCTATCCTATATTTGATgtactaaaattttaaaaaaatcgttagtgattaaattttgattttttttaagatctcATTTAATAATCGTATGTTTTAAAGTTAAATTATTAAcgtttaaatttcttttttttaaaaaaaagaacattttatttagatttcaaaattttgctTGCTTTTAAAAAGATAATCAAAATACATATAACTAAGAACGTTAAAGGTGAAATggatatttatataatttatattaaatttttaactaATGAAAAATGGTGTAAACATTTCCATTTCATTAAACTTAAGCTTAATTAAAGTCAAAtaattgataaaaataaataaataaatacaaaatttcatttgaatatGTGAATTGGCATTTTGAGCTGCAAAGTTCTTCTAACATTCTAGATGGAGACTATGCTACAGCTATGATTGAGCATTTTTTTCAGTCTATGTTGGTgggtttaaaaaaattgtatatatataaaaaagaattggAGAAACTCTTTtcgattatatatatatatatatatatatagcgaGTTTTTAAACAAACATATTTTGTCAGTAAAACTTGAGTTTAGTCTCTATTTAGTATATgagtttttttaaattatagtcTCTGAGATTTGGTTAATGATCTTCTGATTGTTACTTTTCTCACAAAAGTGAGACGTGTGctttggtaaaaaaaaaaaaaaaatcattttaagttttatcaaaagaaaaaaaaaattgtctcaTAATTGCAATTAGATATATCTATATACTTTTTCAAAGTATTCCTCTCACCCTAATTTCACATGAATAGTCAAAGTAAGTTCGACTAATCGAAGTACATTTGAAATATATCTCTTGCACTAATTTTGTTTATAATAGTTAAAATGAACTTATAAGCTCTACTATAATTAGCGTATGAATTTCATTCTTAAGATGAGAAGTTGAGATTCGATATTTCATCTTCacaaaaaagtaaataaaaaatcgTCTTAAATAACGTAATTATTATGAGTCACGCAAACCGAGCTCAAAGAGCGTGAATTAAGGGTTGATTATTcaaaagcaaagaaaagaagaaacaaattattttgatgcttaaagataataataatgatttatggaagagagagagagagcgtGTGAAAGTCACGTGTGCatgaaatttagaaattattatttatttatttattattgggAAATGTTTTGTGTTTCACAAAATTAAGagcaaaataaaacaaaaagcaAATCTTCAATaatcttaatattttttttttcccttttccaaCACACAATTCCATGAAAGAATAATCCCAACCCTATTgtcccctcccccccccccctcgtgcgtccttttcatttatttattttattattattattattattattattattattattattattattattattattattattattattattatttcatttttcattaactcttcatttttcttttccttcaaacATCTCACCAATAATATCATTATGATATACTGTGGGACAGTATAATTTTTATACCATACAATAACGAGTACTCTAATACCTTCTATATTTTAAGTAGTTCCTCGTTTACTATAGTTTCGAGTTCgtaatatttcaaatttattgaaGTGTTCACaatttgaattaattatatgaGCAAACCGGACTAATAGCATATTAACTATATAGTTTGGTTTAGTTTTGGATTTGGATTTTGATTTTTGAATCCAAAATTACGAAACCAAACATGAAAACTTTTAGTTTTCTAAAATTCTAAATCAATAAGGTACTTTAAGTAAAAACCACAACTTTGATTCAATTTGGTCGGTTTTAATGAACAATCCTATTAATGATCTCAAAATTAACTCTAGTAGTTTAATATGTCATTTTTTTTGATATGATTTACCGAATAAAAGAGGATAggcataaaaaaaattatcgataatttttattatttggcTTTAAATGTACGagtaatatttttattaaaaaaacatcTAATTAGTTATTATTCTTTGTGATATGCGATATTAGTAAATAcaatgatattttattatatttgtaaatattttgatttattttattgtaattAAAAGCAAATGTATTatctatcattttttttatagtcTATTTTGCTCTCGAAGATTGTGATTATTGATTATTTAATAACATCTATGAAAATCGAATTTGAAAACTTAAAATTGTACGTCTAGACGTAGAATAAAATTGAATCGAACATAAAACAAATGAAGTAAAAcggatattttaaaatattgtgaAAGTAAGGGAAATGAACAAATAGGGAAAAGGCAGAACTTGCAAGTTAGGAGAAAGTGATGTTAAATTGACAAAGAATTTTCCatggtttattgttttttaaaaacaaaaattaatacCATCTGAATTAGGTGTGGAAGTGACCAATTTGGTCATATGAAAATACATAATGACAAAAATGTTAATAGGAAAAAGTACATGGGTGTACTTgcaaaatataaaatcaaagggttttttttttttttctttctttctttcttttttctcaatttagTTGTTGAAGTATACAACTTTGCTTAAAagttcttataaaaaaaattactttataataaaatatttcaggtttggtATTTAATGGgccttatttttattttaaaaaaatacatttccATTCAACGATCTAATCTCTTACATTGATCATAAACCGAACTAGTTTGAATATATTAGTCATATGcattatattgaaaaaaaattgtgtttATCTATATAGATTTTTAGTGTTTATTATTTCGATAATACGAGAAAATTATTCAACATGATGCACACGCTAGATATATGGTAAATCAATAAATGGTTGTATGAATTCAAACGTTTTGATGTATCAAATATTGGTACTTATGATTAAATAAATTATGGTTTTCATTCGATCTTTCACAATTATCATATCCCTAACAATCCATTGACAAACTTTCAAGGCATGGATTGAGATTGGGATTGTTCTATATAAAGTGGTTAATTAAAACCATTTTTTAGGTATAAAATCACTAAAACTAATTTCGAACATGTAAAAGTTgtatttaaaaatgtaaaattagatattcaattaattttgaataattaaatatatgtttCGATTAAGAACGTAACAAAATTGATTGAATGATTGCTTCAAAACATGCACTAAAACACGTAAATCTATTTAATTatacttaaaataaaataaaaaaagagagacaagTATGGCCATTACCCAATATCCATTACTCTAAATCAAGTTTGGAAGACCAAATTTGGTAAAATTACAAGCTGGAAACCACAATTATGCTAttgaaaaagggagaaaaaaaaagcattaGATTTCAGTATTAGTTCCATTTTAGAAaggcttttcttctttctttgttaCTTCCTTTACAAAAATGCATACAGTAAATAAACCAAACTTTAATTTAAGTAGATGAGCCATTGATTACAAAATATCTTTTTCAATAACTATTGAGATTGCAAAATGATGTTTTCACGTGGAGgtttcatttattattaataatgtttatttatttattttttaaaaaaagaatcatttaaTTGCAGTgttgaaaaatataatataattgtGTGCTAAAGTGAATTTAATCAATGAAATAGATTATTATAGAAGATGAAAATTGATGATGAAATTAAATGCCCAACAGTTGAAATTAATATGGAAACTTCAAAATGAATGATTGTTTGGATTCAACTTTGAGCTGTAAATATAACtatacataataataataataataataataataataataataataataataataataataataataataataataataataattctaatCTTTAAAATAGATTTTATTATGAGTCTTTTGACCAAAAAGAACACTTTTTGGAAAATAAGAGAGACAAAGACTATAAATtttgaacctttttttttttctctttctttcttcattcttttttctttcatatcaaTTAGTGTTCACAAACACACCTTCCTTTGAACTATCCTCCACCTTCTTTCTTACTTTTCCAAAAGCAAATAGTTTTACCAAATTTTGCTTTCAATTTCTTTTGTTTGATTTTGCATCTCTCGTAAGCAATTTTATTTCTcaaatcaaattctaaaaacaaaagaaagttcAACAaaggttttttcttctttcacttAACGTTAGTAAAGAGTAGATGATAACAAAAAaagacttaattttcaaaaactaaaaattagaTGAGGCTTACTCTTGCATTTAAAATCACACTCATACTAAGTTTTGAATTTAGTTTAGGGGTTTTTAGTTTTacctaaaaaaaattgtcattttcactaattaaatttagaaaattctattaaattgaaaaagaaacaGTAAATTCAGGTAGGCTTTGAAATATAGCTAGCAAGAGAATTCAATACCAATATACTAATATTTGGTAaatgatttttcattttatcatttttctgatttgacattaattttaaagaaatggAATCTAAAGAAGAAACCTTGTAATTTCCTTGATTATTTAAAGGAGGTACATTTACATTGGAACCAAAACTAAAGCAATTTCAATAAGCTGGAAAGTTTTCTTCATTCTCTAGATAACAACAAAAAGTAGATAGCTTACTTTGTAGAGATAGAATGGGGAATTGGTAAAGGGAACACAACTTTGTCAAAATATAAATAGTTATGTTGAATTGTAAAGCCATGAAGGTCCCAAGATTCAAACCCATAAAGCAAAGTGATAGATGCCCAGCACTATTAAAAGTCTTTTGGTGATTGAGAGTGGGACCTTTCCTAGAAAGCAAATTCTCTAATCAAGCTAGCCTTTATTTAACATGAACATGTTTGTTATCTATCATTTTAGCCAATGGGTCTAATCTGTTCTAGCCCATTATCCACATTCAGGCCCATGTGGCTGGGTTTGATGATTGAAGTTTTACTTTTATCAACATATTCTTTTTGGTGTATTGGAGAATAAGAGTATAAGCTTTTTTCCACATATCTATTTGGTTGTATAAGttttagaaactaaaattttaagttGAGAACCTTACCT
The sequence above is drawn from the Cucumis melo cultivar AY chromosome 2, USDA_Cmelo_AY_1.0, whole genome shotgun sequence genome and encodes:
- the LOC103494014 gene encoding probable LRR receptor-like serine/threonine-protein kinase At1g74360, producing the protein MKEKDTDNQSWHLPILIFFILITGRIVEGQELLRDREVLLQLKSFLEEHNPIKRGKYSFWNLESSPCSWSGISCNQNKSQVIGIDLSNEDISGKIFHNFSALSELTDLDLSRNTLSGGIPGDLNNCRNLRKLNLSHNIIDDKLNLSGLVNIETLDLSVNRIWGEIRLNFPGICRNLMFFNVSGNNLTGRTDDCFDECRNLQHVDLSSNEFSGGLWGGLARTRFFSASENKLSGEVSPAMFTGVCNLEVLDLSENALFGGAPAEVSNCGNLSSLNLWGNQFSGKIPAEIGRISGLQNLYLGKNKFSREIPESLLNLSNLVFLDLSKNNFGGDIQEIFGRFTQVRFLVLHGNFYTGGIHSSGILKLPRVARLDLSFNNFSGPLPVEISEMKSLEFLILAYNQFNGNIPSEYGNLKNLQALDLSFNSLNGSIPRSFGNLTSLLWLMLANNSLTGEIPRELGNCSSLLWLNLANNKLHGRIPSELANIGKNATATFEMNRQTEKFIAGSGECLAMKRWIPVDYPPFSFVYTILTRKSCRSIWDRLLKGYGLFPFCSKIRTLQISGYVQLTGNQFSGEIPNEIGRMKNFSMLHLSFNNFSGKLPPQLGNLPLVVLNVSDNNFSGEIPTEIGDLKCLQNLDLSYNNFSGMFPGSFVNLNELNKFNISYNPLITGEVIPSGQFSTFDKDSYLGNPLLRLPSFFNTTPPKSPGNPRTAGSSKRNSRLVGMLASLSLILAFLVFGTFSLIVFLMVRSSDESRGFLLEDIKYIKDFGSSSQGSSPWFSNTVTVIRLDKTVFTHADILKATGNFSEDRVIGKGGYGTVYRGMLPDGRQVAVKKLQREGVEGEREFQAEMQILTGNGFNWPHPNLVQLYGWCLDGSEKILVYEYMEGGSLDDLILDRLRLNWRRRIDLAIDVARALVFLHHECFPSVVHRDVKASNVLLDKDGRGRVTDFGLARIMDVGDSHVSTMVAGTIGYVAPEYGQTWKATTKGDVYSFGILAMELATARRALDGGEECLVEWAKRVMGNGRHGLSRAVIPVAVLGSGLVEGADEMCELLKIGVRCTNEAPSARPNMKEVLAMLINIIGLRGGDEFKHIFSPPSL